A genomic stretch from Nitrospira defluvii includes:
- a CDS encoding DUF4359 domain-containing protein — protein sequence MSNLTLSSVVVGLMVAVWLAATNPTMETYVQFVEARLTAEIEKMDQSGPRHDRDLIKAIFRAQGPKLVEGLVKPNTTRNNWGLLSLYETNVLDQPVLVLGVAGHFVPLRGVEEATLKVGRLAF from the coding sequence ATGAGTAACCTGACGCTGAGCTCGGTGGTGGTCGGCTTGATGGTGGCCGTGTGGTTGGCGGCGACCAATCCGACGATGGAGACCTATGTGCAGTTCGTCGAGGCTCGTCTGACTGCCGAGATCGAGAAGATGGACCAATCCGGGCCTCGTCACGATCGCGACCTGATCAAGGCGATTTTCCGGGCGCAAGGCCCCAAACTCGTGGAGGGGTTGGTGAAACCGAACACGACGCGGAACAATTGGGGGTTGTTGAGTCTGTATGAAACCAACGTGCTGGATCAGCCGGTGCTGGTGCTGGGAGTGGCCGGTCACTTTGTCCCGTTGCGCGGGGTGGAAGAGGCGACCCTGAAGGTCGGTCGGCTCGCGTTCTAA
- a CDS encoding AmpG family muropeptide MFS transporter, translating into MNDSSIRAYLTPRLGIMLPLGFASGLPLALTGATLQAWLTEAGMDLTTIGLFAYVGLPYTLKFLWAPVMDRIVPPWLGRRRGWMLVTQTGLALALALMALVGPSSGAQVFAALALGVAFLSASQDIVYDAYRTDVLKPEERGLGAATWVMGYRIAMIASGSLALILASRMGWSVAYLCMAGLMALGVVTILLSPEPEEAQVAPKSMAEAVWGPLTEFLSRPMALALLGLIVLYKLGDAFAGALTTSFLLRGMQFSSEDIGVVRAFGIGATILGAFIGGALLPRMGLFRALFLFGVLQALSNLSFLWLAWVGKSYPVMAFAIGVENLTGGMGTAAFVALVMSLCNHRYTATQFALLSSVEALGRVFLGWPAAKLVGLAGWGPFFFVTFLAALPGLWLLWYLRKPVADHAEMNVGRSEIEAPC; encoded by the coding sequence ATGAACGATTCATCCATTCGCGCCTATCTGACTCCGCGCCTCGGCATCATGCTGCCCCTGGGCTTTGCCTCCGGACTCCCGCTCGCCCTCACTGGTGCGACGTTGCAAGCCTGGCTCACGGAAGCCGGCATGGACCTGACTACCATCGGTCTCTTCGCCTATGTGGGTCTTCCCTATACGCTGAAGTTTCTCTGGGCCCCGGTGATGGATCGGATCGTGCCGCCTTGGCTGGGGCGCCGGCGAGGGTGGATGCTTGTGACCCAGACCGGTCTCGCCCTCGCGCTGGCGCTCATGGCCTTGGTCGGACCATCCAGTGGGGCGCAGGTCTTCGCAGCCCTGGCGTTGGGTGTGGCCTTTCTGTCTGCCTCGCAAGACATTGTGTATGACGCCTACCGGACCGATGTGCTGAAACCGGAAGAACGGGGATTGGGGGCCGCCACCTGGGTGATGGGCTATCGGATCGCCATGATCGCGTCCGGCTCGTTAGCCTTGATCCTGGCCTCTCGCATGGGCTGGTCGGTTGCCTATCTGTGCATGGCCGGTTTGATGGCCTTGGGCGTTGTCACGATTCTCCTGAGTCCTGAGCCGGAGGAGGCGCAGGTTGCGCCGAAGTCGATGGCGGAGGCGGTGTGGGGGCCATTGACGGAATTTCTCTCACGTCCCATGGCTCTGGCCTTGCTGGGCCTGATCGTACTCTACAAACTCGGGGATGCCTTTGCCGGTGCGTTGACGACGTCGTTTCTCCTGCGCGGCATGCAATTTTCGTCGGAAGACATCGGCGTGGTGCGCGCCTTCGGGATTGGCGCGACCATTCTCGGCGCCTTCATCGGCGGGGCGCTGTTGCCGCGAATGGGACTCTTTCGGGCTCTGTTTCTGTTCGGGGTGCTGCAGGCCCTGTCGAACCTGTCGTTCTTGTGGTTGGCCTGGGTGGGAAAGAGTTACCCCGTGATGGCGTTCGCGATCGGAGTCGAAAATCTCACCGGCGGCATGGGGACGGCGGCGTTCGTGGCGCTGGTCATGTCGCTCTGCAACCATCGCTACACGGCGACCCAGTTTGCGCTGCTGTCCTCGGTTGAGGCGCTCGGTCGTGTCTTCCTCGGTTGGCCTGCGGCAAAACTGGTGGGGTTGGCCGGCTGGGGGCCGTTTTTCTTTGTTACTTTTCTGGCCGCATTGCCGGGCCTCTGGCTCTTGTGGTATCTGCGGAAGCCGGTGGCCGATCATGCCGAGATGAACGTGGGAAGGAGCGAAATCGAGGCGCCCTGCTAG
- a CDS encoding formate/nitrite transporter family protein: protein MTTEPAIPAPGSVADAYPPPEIAARVCKLGLAKVNTAVPTMLALAVLAGAFISLGALFYTVTITVGKEGPTLPFGLLRLVGGMTFSLGLILVVVGGAELFTGNNLIAMAWATGCVQTRQVVRNWLWVYLGNLLGAVGTAVLVLLAGVQTLGDGAVGETMVRIARSKIALDPMAAFARGMLCNVLVCLAVWLCMGARTVADKILAILFPISAFVACGFEHSVANMFFLPLGLALAAGGPASFSIADALSNLALVTLGNIIGGTVLVALVYWFIYLRTAPQTR from the coding sequence GTGACGACTGAGCCTGCCATCCCCGCGCCTGGGTCCGTCGCCGATGCCTATCCGCCTCCGGAGATCGCGGCACGTGTGTGTAAGCTTGGCCTGGCCAAGGTGAACACGGCGGTGCCGACGATGCTGGCGCTGGCGGTGCTGGCCGGCGCGTTCATTTCGTTGGGCGCATTGTTTTACACGGTGACGATCACGGTGGGGAAAGAGGGCCCGACCTTGCCGTTCGGGTTGTTGCGCTTGGTCGGAGGGATGACCTTCAGTTTGGGGCTGATCCTGGTGGTGGTCGGTGGCGCGGAACTCTTTACGGGGAATAATTTGATTGCGATGGCCTGGGCGACCGGATGTGTTCAGACGCGACAGGTTGTGCGGAACTGGCTGTGGGTCTATCTCGGGAATTTGCTCGGGGCCGTCGGAACGGCGGTGCTGGTGCTCCTCGCCGGGGTTCAGACGTTGGGGGACGGTGCGGTCGGCGAAACGATGGTGCGCATCGCGCGCAGCAAGATCGCCCTGGATCCGATGGCGGCCTTCGCCCGCGGCATGCTCTGCAATGTGCTGGTGTGCCTGGCGGTCTGGCTCTGCATGGGTGCGCGAACCGTGGCGGATAAAATTCTCGCCATCCTCTTTCCGATCAGCGCGTTCGTCGCCTGTGGATTTGAGCATTCCGTGGCGAACATGTTCTTCCTGCCGTTAGGTCTCGCCCTGGCCGCGGGCGGGCCTGCGTCGTTCTCCATCGCGGACGCGTTGAGTAACCTCGCACTGGTCACCCTCGGCAACATCATCGGCGGGACGGTGTTAGTGGCGCTGGTCTATTGGTTCATTTACCTGCGAACCGCTCCCCAAACGCGATGA